Genomic segment of Anomalospiza imberbis isolate Cuckoo-Finch-1a 21T00152 unplaced genomic scaffold, ASM3175350v1 scaffold_396, whole genome shotgun sequence:
GATGGGCTCACGTGCTCTCACAGCActcggctgctgctcccctgggccactgcctgccccggggccaacacagcttcccaggaagtgaCTTAAAACACAGCCCAGAAGACATCTCTGGGTTACTGTTCAGAAATACTCCAGGCAagtctttaaaaagatttttctcttgtcagTGTTCCTGCTGCACCCTCCCTGTTCCCACATAAGAAAAGAGCTACAAACTCACTTTGGCTGTGAACACCTACCAGTACACACCAAAAGGGGAGCGGAAAGAGAACAGCGAAGGTACCCTGAGGTACATCTTAGAACAACAGAGcacaagagcagcacaaagatcTCAGCTGATAGCTGATGTTTCTGCCTGGCTTCCTATGAGAGGGCTCATTGCTGGTCCCAAAGACAGCCCCGTTCAGCTTTCACCTCCCCCAGTTCAATGTAGAAGACACGGAGGGCATGCTCCACACAGCCCCATGTCCTGCcatctcccacagctccagccttgcaAAAAATCACACCAGTTCTCCTCTCTCAGTCATTACCTGTCGCTTGGCATTTTCAAATCTCCTTAGTTCTTCTTGTTGGGCCAGCAGGGTGGCATCTTTCTGCCTCATCTCAAACAGCACCTTcttgtgctcctgctctctctctgccttctctttttcccattgCTCCAGCGTCTCCTGCATCTCTGCACGGTGCCTTTCGCGCTCACTTgcctgaggaggggaggagaaatttGCAAGATGAAGTCCCAGGCAAGCTCCCTGCTGAAAAAGGTGAAGCTTCATCCCTCCCACAACCCCCAACCGGAAAAGACAACAGCACTCCAGAAACCGTGTCCTGTCATGGAATTCAAAAGGAGGCTCAGCAGGTGCAAGAATCACAGACTCGTGGAATCTCTTCTGTTGGCAAAGACCTTCCCAAGCGTCGAGTCCAAGTGCTCAGAAAAGGAGGTgtcaccttcccttccctgacacCCCAGTCACAAGGACTGAAGGACCAGGGACAAGGGgcctgttccctttgcttccagcCCAAAGCTAATCCCTCTGTCCACCATGGAAGCACAGCAAGAAAGGAACCGAGTTCCCacgcctgcagccagcagcactgttgGCATCTGCTCCATGCCGGCAAGTGCTCCACGCTGGCATCTGCTCCGTGGCAGGTGGGACTCAGGGAcaatcctgccctgggctgccacGCTTTGGGTGGGCACTGCCCAACCTGCTCTGGAACTCCTCTTACGCCCTcactgaagctgtggctgcatttactgtcccagcaccatcctgggggctctcaggcacctccaagtccaagctgctgcctctgctgcccggCCCAGCAGCGGGAGGCCTTGGCAGAGGATTGCTGCCCTTTCACACCCTCAGGCTCTGCTTGTGCTAAACCAACCCACAGGGCTGGCTTGGACACTCCAGAAGTGTACTGTCCCCTAccaggtcttgcaggagcttctttatttccagttgCTGAGCAGTTCCCTGAAGCCTGAGGCTtttgtgatgctgctgctctgcctgcaggagctgttgaGCTGTGTCTTCCCGTTCCTGCCTCCTGAGAGatctctctgcttccagctcaTCTTGCAGGCACTTCACTTCTCCTACAAACACGACCAACAGCAAGAGTCAGAGTCTTTACTGACTTTACTGACCTCAGGCCCtttcagtgccaccagccccaccaCTTCTCAGAAGCTCTGTGGACAGAGGCAGCTTTACAGGGTGCTTAGTTCTCTAGGCAGGGGCAGCACCACAAACAAAGCACACGAGGTTCTCACCTTCTATCACCTCCTTGGCCTGTGTGACTGTGAGCACTTGAGCCTCCAGATGGTTCCTGGTGGTCTCCAGCTGAGatatctgctgctgagcagcactcagcctggattccaggctctcctttgctgACCTACGAGTTGCACATACGGAGAGACATGAGTTGCTTGCTCCAGACACCCACAGCCGGGTATTCCAGGACAACGTGGCTCAAGATCCCCACACCTGAGTATGGGAAATGGGTCACGTGGAAATTCGCCCAGGCAAGGCACATTTGTGCCAtctcaacagcagagcagggccctctgagggactgcccaggccttccctatggcctggcacagcacagacagcccagcccaactTGGCCTCAACAGCCAAACCTTCAGTTGCTGATCCTGACCTATGACACTGGCTAGCTGTGTCCAAACAGGCTGGGATGATGAGCaaaagcccagcccctgctcacagcccttctctcatcagcacttccaagctgctctgcagggggacacaacagactcttgtccttgctgactgctgactttttaatgctcttgatAATGGACATAAAGGTCCATCATCTTCCAGACACCCTGTATTTATGTGGCTTCAGAACTACTTTGCGTGACACAGTAAAATCTCATGGTCATCTCATAGCAGCACTTGTAAAAAATCAGGACACCCTTTTGTCTGAACAACAACTACCTGAATGCAGGGACTGCAGTTTAAACTCTTGCAAGGTCATGGAGTAGACTTGCCACCTTTATTTTAGTGTTGCGGGCCAAGCAGGCAGTAGCCCGAGGCACTTGTCCTTCTTTACAGAGAGAGAGGGACCATCCAAAGGGAGGTTGGCAGGTTTGGCAGCTGGGTGCCCATCAACAATCAGCAAGAATCCCCAGAGGCTGTTGAGAATTCcaaagagctttccctgctgctctccagccagctctaggGCCTGTCCCACACTTCTCAAGAGTGTGCTTGGAAGCAGAAAGCCCTcaagattttcagcaggagcctctggctTCCCCCTGAATGGCAGTGTGCTACCCCCAACGTGCCAAGGTCGGAGCCTGGAATGCTGAAGACGAAGCTTCAGTTCTGAAGATCAGGATCATGTCAAGCTACTTGCTAAGGAATGAGGGACGTTCAATGCCCAGAAGAAGAaaccaaagccaagagaaacctgAGGTTTCACTCAGCATCTGCATGGTTTACCTACTACTCAGTTCAGGGCTGGGTGGATTGCTTTGGACTTCCCACAGGAGTGTGCTTGGCAGCACAAACAGGAGCCCAAGGCTCACGAGAGCTTTGCTGGCTTTAGGTGTCAGAAAAATAACCTTCACATCGGggcatatttttcttcttgagaCTCTTCCATATTTTTACAAGGGAATAATAAAATACCACAAAAAGTTCTGCTTCCTGCCTTTACctggtctcctccagctgcctggaaaggtcTTGTTGGAGCCACTCCATGGCTGCCAGTCGGCCCTCAAGGTCAGCcttctggcccagcagctcctgctctcggcacacctgggccagtgcgtgcccttggccagaggattccgggcccagctgctccagagacCAGCTCGATGAATCTTGctcctgggaaacctggaaGTGGGACAAGGTACAGCTCGAGCCCTTCCTCGGGAggcctgtgcagagccagccagtggcACCTCGCAGGCAGCCAAAGGACAAGGAgcacctgtgctctgggctcaaagtttcacagcatctgccctatgcagctctgatagccggggctgccaaaagcctctggcactgttaccttggaagtgctgtgtcaggccctACTGGCTTGCCTGGGAccagacagctccttcccaacaaACATCCCTACTCCAAACTCCGTGTTGTCAcccaaaaatactgcatcttcTACAACTGGCAATACCATTTACTCTAAGCACCAGGAGTGCAGCTGATTTTCAGCCATTGGTCCACTTTAGTCCATCACTCAGTTTagtccatccctctgctcacctgctccattACTTCCCACACCAAATCCAAATCCCCATGTGTTGCAtgggcacaggaaaagcagctccccatGCCTAGCTTTTGGCCTGGAGCAGATTGGAACAgtaagctccagagctggagcagtctTTCTGGGCGAGCCAGGAAACAATCTGGCAGTCAATGGtctctggctggagccaggcagacagacaaggctgcctgctgcagcccgggctgctTTACCCAAGCAGGCCTGGACTGACAGGGATAGAGACCCACCTCCtcatgggaaacagcactggaataatTCAGGGAGCCTGGAGTGGACTGAAGGTCAATGCCAGTGCCTTCCTGGATACCAGACTTCCCCATCAGGATGTACAAGTCTTTCATCAGAGACCCTTTGgcaatttcacttttcttcagtgCATCACTCAGTACTTGGGtgttctctctccatttcttcaaagaagcCGCCCCATGCTCCAACTCTTCCTGCTCGCCTTCTCTCTCCACTTCCCATTCTTGAGTATTTTCCTTATGATTTCTTAACTCAGCTGCGtgcatttcattcttctcttccacatctcccatgtgctgctggttcaattcctgtccatgctgccaaaacagggagaaaaagggtcaCTCATTCGCCCCCTCGGTTTGCTTTTCAGACCAGATCTggactcctgctgcaggggcaggcactggctgcccctctctctctgcccctcGGGATGCTGCAGACCTTTGCTGGGTTCCCCCCTTGattctgctccttccctcagcctgtcccagcttcctttctgcccttcccCAAGCTCTTGCAGTCCCACTCCAGTGCtcctctggggaggagctgccagaactgcagccaggatttcaaGTCCATGCTAAGCAGGATTTAGGCAGTGCCACGAGGATGTGCTCTCCAttagggaggaagggaagagcaaacaccgccagcatttccttccctgggcttgggctgacagcagtggttttccagctctgctgtgtagagtttccatggctccatccccgagagccccactgccctctcttggagcagcaatggccagatccctctgtcatcctctgctgccactcaggACGACTTCTCCCCTTGCAGGCACACGTCCTGGTGTGGATCAGCActtggctttcctctcttctctccccactggctgctctcagaTGGCCAAGGCCAAACACCTTTCTATTCACAGCAAACTTGGTCTTCTCACCCCTCCTTCCAGATCCAGATATTTAGGAATCTGGACATGGGTTTGGACACGAGGAATTCCCCAAAGCATGCAATGTCCATAGAGGCAGTGTGGACATTGAGGACTAAAGCTTCTAGGGCACAGAAGCCCAGCATGGAGGAAAATCAGCAGGCTCAGCATTAACTGGCTTTGACATGACTacaacatcttctcctccttattcagaagaatgcagttggagaagtttaacTGGAAAAAGGTGCTCCTTAGAACTATTAACTgaatgtgcaaacacagctagGAAATGGCCCTTTGTGGCATCTGCCAATCTCACCAGCACAtccatcctttccttctgcaggctctccaatttcctctgcagagatgccacctcctGACGAAgagtcacagcctcttcctgcctttcacaGGCCTCTTTCTCCAGGGCAGTTTCTCGAGAGGTGTGCTTGACTGCTGCCTCCCAcaaatctgcagcagggagggggaaggaacaggagaaaggagaaggggaaaagcaaagcaaaggcaaactgatgtgcatcctgcagagacaacagcagtgtcttctctgcctgcctgagtttgccaggccctgagcccacaagggctccaaagctgacagaaatgaaggaaatttgcaggcagagaaaaaagcaggaatgaaaggggCAAGGTTCAGAGGGACAGGAAAGGGTGTTTGCTCTTGGCCTTGTGCAGAGTGAGCAATCCAAGAGAGACAAAGGAGAGGGGAtgcctgtgcagctctgctccagagaggccagtagcctggaggctctggcagGGCCTGGAGTTTGGGGGAATCGAGCTGAGGCATCCagctacagctcctcagcacagacacggcacctggaaggctccagctgtgcacgggatcagccatggcacagctggatggcactgccagccacagcatctttctcaagaaaaaactttcactggcacttggatggataaatctcctgctggttgtttttcccctctgccatcTCTGGGCACTTTTCCTCTGCGAGCCATCAGCAAGATCCCtgcaggtgaggcaggatggggcagtgggtgggagaggagaagctgtaccttgctcttttttctccagctgtttcagcagctcctgattgtGGGCTCTGAGATGGTCCCTCTGAGCCTGTGtcttcctcagctccagctccatgtccttaCACTGTAGGGCCAtggcctctgctctttcctcagagctctggagcctcacacgcagctcagacacctcagtttccagcagctgcttctcttgagTTGCCTGGTGAGCTGTCTGCTCTATCTCTGCCAGCAGCATGGCCTGCATCTGGAAGATGGATGCACAgagcctcagggacagggctgctcctgaggctgcagagtgggccgcagggagagcagcaaagaagaaatgatttcaggcaaaaaccatgccaaaaccaaaaggcagaaaagcaaggatCCCAAAGGAGACCAATgtagagaaaagagggaaagggaggcaatgggcatccttgaggctgcagctctgaacagcagctgagatggctgcgctggaagtgccctgcccagcctgccatagccacctctgtgtccccacattgctcagtgcccggcacaggcaccaactctgtctgggacaacactgctaactgagggacacagaggctccagaggagtctgctgctgctcccctcccagatttcctgctgggagccggGAGAGAACGGTGCAAAACTtgggcagcagacagcagatccagcctcggcctcagggtgcagcagcagccccgggcagaaCACGGCAGCTGtgcgtgctgctgggaggggaaagaggttggggcctccaaggcaaaggtgctgttgtgtgtccctggagaagaggatgcCACTGCACAGCTTACCTGGGTGTTGAGCTCCTGCATTTCTCTTCTGTGCTCTGCGTGGAGCTCCTCAGCCTGGGTAAGGGCAGAACGAAGCTGAGACACCTGACTGATCTGGGCCAGGTTGTTTTCTTCCAGGGTTCTGAGGCTCAGATCCTTTTCTTCCAGAGACAGAGTCAGCCTGTAGAACAAGGCAACAGATGGCCATGAGAGACATTCAAATCCCTTGAGTGCCTCAGAGTTGGTCAACTCCAACTCAACTGATGGAGTTGACCACTATGTCAGGCAACATTTGGAATGTGTCAAGCTTAGTCTGGGGTAGATGATGAGTGAGTCCAGAGCTTATGGGTCAGAATAAAAGGACAGACAAGTAAGGGTGACATTGCTGTGGGTGCTTGCTAGAGGCCAGCTAAACAGGAGGAGAAGTAGATAAGGCTTTCTACAGGCAACATAAAGCAAGCTCAAAGTCACAGGACCTGGTTCTTGTGGGGGACTTTAGCTTCCCTGCCGTCAGCTAGAGAAGCAACACAGTGCAGAATGTTCCTGGAAAGCACTGATGACAACTTGCTGACACAGGCAGTGGAGGATCCCACAAGGAACAGCATGCTGCTCAACGTTACCCTAACAATCAGGGAAGGCCTTGTTGGAGATGTGAGCCTGAGGTCAGCCTTGGCTGCACTGCCTATGAATGAGATTGTGGAGTTCAGCTGGGGGTGAGGAAAAAGCAGGGTAGCAAGCAAGATTACAACCACAGACCTCTTGAGAGCTAACTTTAGTCTCTCCAGGGACCTTCTTGAAAGAAGCACATGAGAACAGGCCTTGCAGGGTAAAGGGATCCAAGCTGATACTGAAGGATCACTTCCTCCAGGCTCCACAACAATACATCCTAGTGAGCAAGAAACTGGGCAAAGGGGGCAAGAGACCTGAGTGGATAAGCAAAGAACTCTTGTCGTTCCTCAAGCACACGCAGGAAGTACAGAGGAGATGGAAGCAGGCTCAGGCCACTTAAAATGAGTATAGTGAGATTGTTGGAGTAATTAGAAATGAGACAAAGAAGACCAAGGACCACCTTGGAATTAAATCTGGGCAAGGACATCAAAGACATCAAGaagagctttttaaaatacatcagttacaaaaggaaaaccaaggATGATGTGTCTCTGTCTGTTCCTAAA
This window contains:
- the LOC137466686 gene encoding centrosome-associated protein CEP250-like, whose protein sequence is MGKSGIQEGTGIDLQSTPGSLNYSSAVSHEEVSQEQDSSSWSLEQLGPESSGQGHALAQVCREQELLGQKADLEGRLAAMEWLQQDLSRQLEETRSAKESLESRLSAAQQQISQLETTRNHLEAQVLTVTQAKEVIEGEVKCLQDELEAERSLRRQEREDTAQQLLQAEQQHHKSLRLQGTAQQLEIKKLLQDLVGDSTLLECPSQPCGLV
- the LOC137466688 gene encoding myosin heavy chain, embryonic smooth muscle isoform-like, coding for VGELTSQLAASRVSRETTVQRAQQEVREAQEESRQKLLEVEHVQKMLEEAENLNKELQVHLESLEKERNRWEEVAQQNSELQASVDVLESEKARLTLSLEEKDLSLRTLEENNLAQISQVSQLRSALTQAEELHAEHRREMQELNTQMQAMLLAEIEQTAHQATQEKQLLETEVSELRVRLQSSEERAEAMALQCKDMELELRKTQAQRDHLRAHNQELLKQLEKKEQEEKCPEMAEGKNNQQEIYPSKCQ